The Penicillium psychrofluorescens genome assembly, chromosome: 2 nucleotide sequence TCCGCAAAAATAAGGGGAAAACCGGAAAGGACCGCCACCATCTGACCGTGGTCGGTGCTACAAGCGGTGATGTACGTTTATTATGCGCCTTTGATCAGATTGCGTACTAACCTATGGAACAGACCGGATCCGCAGCTATCTATGGCCTTCGAGGCAAGAAGGATGTCTCAGTCACCATCTTGTACCCCAAGGGGCGTATCAGCGCAATCCAAGAGGCGCAGATGACAACCTGTACAGACAGGAATGTTCACAATCTTACTGTCACGGGCACCTTTGATGATTGCCAGGATATCGTCAAGGCTCTATTTGGCGATGCTGATACCAACGCGACCTTGAAGCTCGGTGCCGTCAATTCGATCAACTTTGCCAGAATTCTCGCCCAGATCGTCTTTTACTTCTATGCCTACTTTCAGCTTGTCAAGAAATCACCATCGTTTAAGCTAGGAGACAAGGTCAAATTCGTGACTCCCACTGGAAACTTTGGCAACATCCTCGCGGGCTACTTTGCTGCTAAGATGGGGCTGCCTGTGGAAAAGCTAGAAGTGGCGACCAACGAAAACGACATCCTCCATCGTTTCTGGACCACTGGCCGATACGAGAAGAATGAGGACTCTTGCAAGGAGACCCCCAGCCCGGCAATGGACATCTTAGTCTCTAGCAACTTTGAGAGACTGATGTGGTTCCTCGCCAGAGAGTCTGCCGCGAAGGGGGGCATGGATGATCAAGCTAGCAAGAAGCAAGCTGCTCAAGACGTTCTAGCCTGGTATCAGTCCTTAAAATCCACCGGCGGCTTCGGTCCCGTATCCAAGGACATTTTGGACAACGGACGATCGACCTTTGAGAGTGACCGCGTAAGCAATGCGGAGACCATCGAAACCATCAAGTCGTGCTACCAAAAGACTAAATACATCCTTGATCCCCACTCGGCAGTGGCCGTTACCGCGACCAACCGATCGATCGCTCGGGTTGGCTCGCAACAGCAtcatatctctctctcaactGCCCACCCGGCAAAGTTCTCTGATGTTGTGGAAAAGGCTCTAAAGAACGAGCCCGGCTTCGATTTCGACAAGCAGGTTCTCCCCGACGAGTTGAAGGCTCTTCTAACAATGGAAACACGCGTCACCGAGGTAGAGAACTCGTGGCAGAAGGTCAGGGAGATCGTTAAGAGGCAGGCTGAAGAGGACATGAAAGCTGAAAGCGCTTGATTCCAAACCGATTGATTTCAAATCAATTCACGGGCGAGCTGCTTAGGCTTACCAGTGATCTTAATCTCCCTTTCTGTGCGCAAAATTCAAATAGATGAACAACTTATAGCAATATTATTATAGTCCACCGCAACAAGAGAATATGAAGTCCATTAGTATAATGCTCGAAAGCAAAAGGGAGACGTAAACAAGTGACGAACtacttcttctcttcggGCTTAGATTCCCCGAAAAGATAGTACTAGCTAAGCGGAGGCATATGAGGGGATGGTTGACGGGTGAAAAGTTTAGTCGCATACACAGGAAAATCACACCCGAGGCAGATTGCCGTCATAGTCATGCCATATTCATTTGCCCTTTGAAAGGGCATTCTATCCGTAAAATATCTATCAAGAAGACATACTCATCAAACATGTATCCACAAACCGAGAGATCCCCGAGAAACCATACGTTCACAAGCAGTCCACATCAAAAGTAACCCGGGAACAACCAATCGATCTTCTTTCGGGCCTCAGGACTCCAATTCGCCAGAGGCGTGCTGACACCAAACTTAATCCCGCCAGCGAGGTGCTTggcctggacgagatcgGCGTTCACATCCTCGGCAAGGGCGTCGAGAACGGCCGTCACGAAGCGACGCGCATTGTCGGCGTTGGCCT carries:
- a CDS encoding uncharacterized protein (ID:PFLUO_003009-T1.cds;~source:funannotate); this encodes MATESQKYLSTRGGDYGLSFETVVLKGLAADGGLFLPHEVPIAEDWRSWADLSYQELAFQILSLYISRSEIPADDLKAIIDRSYSTFRADDITPLVHLQDDNIHLLELFHGPSFSFKDCALQCLGNLFEFFLVRKNKGKTGKDRHHLTVVGATSGDTGSAAIYGLRGKKDVSVTILYPKGRISAIQEAQMTTCTDRNVHNLTVTGTFDDCQDIVKALFGDADTNATLKLGAVNSINFARILAQIVFYFYAYFQLVKKSPSFKLGDKVKFVTPTGNFGNILAGYFAAKMGLPVEKLEVATNENDILHRFWTTGRYEKNEDSCKETPSPAMDILVSSNFERLMWFLARESAAKGGMDDQASKKQAAQDVLAWYQSLKSTGGFGPVSKDILDNGRSTFESDRVSNAETIETIKSCYQKTKYILDPHSAVAVTATNRSIARVGSQQHHISLSTAHPAKFSDVVEKALKNEPGFDFDKQVLPDELKALLTMETRVTEVENSWQKVREIVKRQAEEDMKAESA